A genome region from Triticum aestivum cultivar Chinese Spring chromosome 2B, IWGSC CS RefSeq v2.1, whole genome shotgun sequence includes the following:
- the LOC123040797 gene encoding CASP-like protein 5A3 — MFLRHSHPVVHPDPAAPAPAAQGQGPVAPAPAAVPQAQGPVAPAPAAVPQPQGQGQAAAAAAQAQGQGPAPAAGAQGPNANAPPPGVQMVDPRGAPGTRWGLAARLAQALLAAAAVAFMASTDDFRTLTAFRLLVAAESLQCLWSLALAAVDIYALLVKSSFRTACATTIYSTGDWVTGALSFAAASGSAAMTTLINNDLLLCSENHCPTYMAATAMAFLSWFAIAPSCVINLWAAVYSVQRA; from the exons ATGTTCCTGCGGCACAGCCACCCCGTCGTGCACCCGGACCCGGCGGCTCCCGCTCCGGCTGCGCAGGGCCAGGGGCCGGTGGCTCCCGCTCCGGCTGCGGTGCCGCAGGCGCAGGGACCGGTGGCTCCCGCTCCGGCTGCGGTGCCGCAGCCGCAGGGACAGGGGCAGGCGGCAGCTGCGGCGGCGCAGGCGCAGGGACAGGGCCCGGCTCCGGCCGCGGGAGCGCAGGGGCCGAACGCGAACGCGCCGCCGCCCGGGGTGCAGATGGTGGACCCGCGGGGGGCGCCGGGGACGCGCTGGGGGCTCGCGGCCCGCCTCGCGCAGGCGCTGCTCGCGGCGGCCGCCGTCGCCTTCATGGCCTCCACCGACGACTTCCGCACGCTCACCGCCTTCCG CCTCCTCGTAGCAGCAGAGTCTTTGCAATGCCTGTGGAGCCTCGCCCTGGCCGCCGTGGACATCTACGCACTTCTTGTCAAAAGCTCCTTCCGGACAGCCTGTGCTACCACCATATATTCCACCGGGGACTGG GTCACTGGAGCACTGAGCTTCGCTGCAGCGAGTGGGTCGGCAGCCATGACCACTCTCATCAACAACGACCTGCTACTGTGCTCGGAGAACCACTGCCCGACCTATATGGCCGCCACCGCCATGGCTTTCTTGAGCTGGTTCGCCATCGCGCCGTCCTGTGTCATTAACCTCTGGGCGGCGGTCTACAGCGTGCAGAGAGCATAG